A stretch of the Streptomyces sp. WMMB303 genome encodes the following:
- a CDS encoding HEAT repeat domain-containing protein, which produces MTTVGQDRDAVRMLRGLEDRRSSVRLRTALAAGTAPDPSFVDKLLERCAIEPEFFVRDMLTWALTRHPASLTLPGLLREVRSERAQARSQALHTLSKIGDRQAWPAITPALLSDADDEVARSAWRAAVVLVPGGDESALAATLVTQLGRGARETQLSLSQALVALGEAIVPALEEAMRADPGVRAHALVTQRLLHDPDAGFGPAIEEANRIVALAGALERDEEDRADR; this is translated from the coding sequence ATGACCACGGTGGGACAGGACAGGGACGCGGTACGAATGCTCCGGGGACTGGAGGACAGGCGTTCGTCGGTACGACTGCGCACCGCGCTGGCAGCCGGAACGGCACCCGACCCGAGCTTCGTCGACAAGCTTCTCGAACGCTGCGCGATCGAGCCCGAGTTCTTCGTCCGCGACATGCTGACCTGGGCGCTCACCCGCCACCCGGCGTCCCTGACCCTCCCCGGGCTGCTCCGGGAAGTCCGCTCGGAGCGTGCCCAGGCACGAAGTCAGGCACTGCACACCCTGTCCAAGATCGGAGACCGGCAGGCATGGCCCGCGATCACACCGGCACTGCTGTCCGACGCCGACGACGAGGTGGCGCGAAGCGCCTGGCGGGCCGCGGTCGTACTCGTGCCGGGAGGCGACGAGTCCGCCCTGGCCGCGACACTGGTGACGCAGCTCGGGCGCGGTGCGCGGGAGACGCAGCTGAGTCTCAGCCAGGCACTGGTCGCACTGGGGGAAGCGATCGTGCCGGCCCTGGAGGAGGCGATGAGGGCGGACCCGGGCGTGCGCGCGCACGCGCTCGTCACCCAGCGGCTGCTGCACGACCCGGACGCCGGATTCGGGCCCGCGATCGAGGAGGCCAACCGCATCGTGGCCCTCGCCGGGGCCCTGGAGAGGGACGAGGAGGACCGTGCTGATCGGTGA
- a CDS encoding class I SAM-dependent methyltransferase translates to MADHQDETRAAYDGVVELYASLFADRLETQPFARNMIGTFAELVRGTGNPRAADVGCGPGHLTAMLHDLGLDVLGYDLSPAMVDHARRAHPALRFDEARMEDLPVADGALGGVLAHYSMIHTPPGELPALLAEQARVLAPGGLFLASFFATDGPEPDRFDHKVTPAYSWPADRFAALLTRAGFIPFARLLHDPASERGFLDAHLLARRG, encoded by the coding sequence GTGGCAGATCACCAGGACGAGACCAGGGCGGCCTATGACGGGGTCGTCGAGCTGTACGCGTCGCTGTTCGCCGACCGGTTGGAGACGCAGCCCTTCGCGCGGAACATGATCGGCACCTTCGCCGAACTGGTGCGCGGAACGGGGAACCCGCGGGCCGCCGACGTCGGGTGCGGGCCGGGACATCTCACGGCCATGCTGCACGACCTGGGCCTGGACGTCCTCGGGTACGATCTGTCCCCGGCCATGGTCGACCATGCCCGGCGGGCCCATCCGGCGCTGCGGTTCGACGAAGCGCGGATGGAGGACCTGCCGGTCGCGGACGGCGCGCTCGGCGGCGTCCTGGCCCACTACTCGATGATCCACACTCCGCCCGGGGAACTGCCCGCGCTGCTCGCCGAGCAGGCCCGAGTCCTTGCGCCAGGGGGCCTGTTCCTGGCCTCGTTCTTCGCCACCGACGGGCCCGAGCCGGACCGCTTCGACCACAAGGTCACACCCGCCTACAGTTGGCCGGCCGACCGCTTCGCCGCCCTGCTGACCCGGGCCGGGTTCATCCCGTTCGCCCGGCTGCTCCACGACCCCGCCTCCGAACGGGGATTCCTCGACGCCCACCTGCTGGCCCGCCGCGGCTGA
- a CDS encoding DUF5947 family protein, with amino-acid sequence MTPGALARVIRDAANPATGSAVRPDVERCDLCGAPAPGDHRHLLDTAAEQVLCACRPCSVLFVREAASEGHYRLIPHRRTRLEPVSTAALGVPVGLAFFVPRADGSVCAHYPSPAGATRWELDPEAWRGAVASCPALEDLAVDVEALLVNTVQGREQHWIVPIDDCFRMVAVVRREWRGLSGGSRVWPEIDRFFAELTEQRE; translated from the coding sequence ATGACCCCCGGGGCCCTCGCCCGCGTCATCCGCGACGCCGCGAACCCGGCCACCGGGTCCGCCGTCCGGCCGGACGTGGAGCGCTGCGACCTGTGCGGCGCCCCCGCCCCCGGCGACCACCGGCACCTGCTGGACACCGCCGCGGAGCAGGTGCTGTGCGCCTGCCGGCCGTGCTCGGTGCTCTTCGTCAGGGAAGCCGCCAGCGAGGGGCACTACCGGCTGATCCCGCACCGGCGCACCCGGCTGGAGCCGGTGTCGACCGCGGCGCTCGGCGTCCCGGTCGGGCTGGCCTTCTTCGTCCCCCGCGCGGACGGGAGCGTATGCGCGCACTACCCCAGCCCCGCGGGGGCGACCCGGTGGGAACTCGACCCCGAGGCGTGGCGCGGGGCCGTCGCAAGCTGCCCCGCGCTGGAAGATCTGGCCGTCGACGTGGAGGCGCTGCTCGTCAACACCGTCCAGGGACGGGAGCAGCACTGGATCGTCCCGATCGACGACTGCTTCCGGATGGTGGCGGTCGTCCGTCGGGAGTGGCGGGGACTGAGCGGCGGCAGCCGGGTGTGGCCCGAGATCGACCGGTTCTTCGCCGAGCTGACCGAACAGCGGGAGTGA
- a CDS encoding NifU family protein, with product MADTVRLTDEDVEQRLAHLDELLERVESVAGPAADAALAAVRGLTEIYGEALSRIRDLAGPGLAEQLTGDQLLDHLLVLHRLHPDPVEQRVATAVEHAAEALRPRGATLELLGIDEGVAAVRLTTKGCGGSASGAEEAVRDALLAAAPELLDVRRVPDEPAAAFVPLETLLPATAPAAGTA from the coding sequence ATGGCTGACACCGTCCGGCTGACCGACGAGGACGTCGAACAGCGGCTGGCCCACCTGGACGAACTCCTCGAACGCGTGGAGTCGGTCGCCGGGCCGGCCGCCGACGCCGCCCTCGCCGCCGTGCGCGGACTCACGGAGATCTACGGCGAGGCGCTGTCCAGGATCCGCGACCTCGCCGGTCCCGGACTGGCCGAACAGCTGACCGGCGACCAGCTCCTCGACCACCTCCTGGTGCTGCACCGGCTCCACCCGGACCCCGTCGAACAGCGCGTCGCCACCGCCGTCGAACACGCCGCGGAAGCACTGCGCCCCCGCGGCGCCACCCTCGAACTGCTGGGCATCGACGAGGGCGTCGCCGCCGTCCGGCTCACCACCAAGGGGTGCGGCGGCTCCGCATCCGGCGCAGAGGAAGCCGTACGCGACGCGCTGCTGGCCGCCGCGCCCGAACTCCTTGACGTCCGCCGGGTACCGGACGAGCCGGCAGCCGCGTTCGTACCGCTGGAGACCCTGCTGCCCGCCACCGCACCCGCCGCGGGGACGGCATGA
- a CDS encoding nickel-dependent hydrogenase large subunit: protein MTATADRAAAGRKTPQVVDMSWDPITRIIGNLGIYTKVDFANREVTECRSTSSLFRGYSVFMRGKDPRDAGFITSRICGICGDNHTTCSNYAQQMAYGVKPPPLAEHITNLGEAAEYLFDHTIFQDNLVFVDFCEAMVKATNPGVLAKAERTEAPHAHVHGYRTIADLMRAFNPFEGAVYKEALQVSRITREMFCLMEGRHVHPSTLYPGGVGTMPSPTTFTDYLSRLMRTLDFVKKSVSMNDDVFDFFYEALPGYEEVGRRRIMLGCWGAWQDPQVCDYRYENMNAWGKKMFVTPGIIVDGELVTNNLVDINLGMRILLGSSYYEDWVNEEPFVTRDPLGNPVDMRHPWNQTTVPAPQKRDFEGNYSWVMSPRWYDSASGQHLPLDTGGGPLARLWSTALNGLVETPYIKATGRSVRISLPKSEKLPEMTFEWEIPKWSNTLERDRARPYFVAYSAAMALQFAEQALDLVRAGDTKIFNDYELPEEGIGCGFHEAVRGVLSHHLVIKDKKIANYHPYPPTPWNASPRDIYGNPGPYEDAVQGQPIFEENGPDDFKGIDIMRTVRSFDPCLPCGVHMYLGKGKELQQTHSPMFGASNGTGAGHG, encoded by the coding sequence ATGACGGCAACCGCTGACCGGGCCGCTGCGGGGCGCAAGACCCCGCAGGTCGTGGACATGTCCTGGGACCCGATCACCCGGATCATCGGCAACCTCGGCATCTATACGAAGGTCGACTTCGCCAACCGCGAGGTGACCGAATGCCGCAGCACCTCGTCGCTGTTCCGGGGCTACTCGGTGTTCATGCGGGGCAAGGACCCGCGGGACGCCGGATTCATCACCAGCCGCATCTGCGGGATCTGCGGCGACAACCACACCACCTGCTCCAACTACGCGCAGCAGATGGCCTACGGTGTCAAACCCCCGCCGCTGGCCGAGCACATCACCAACCTCGGCGAGGCCGCGGAATACCTCTTCGACCACACCATCTTCCAGGACAACCTGGTCTTCGTGGACTTCTGCGAGGCCATGGTCAAGGCCACCAATCCCGGTGTGCTCGCCAAGGCCGAGCGGACCGAGGCGCCCCACGCCCACGTCCACGGCTACCGCACCATCGCCGACCTCATGCGCGCCTTCAACCCCTTCGAAGGCGCCGTCTACAAGGAGGCGCTACAGGTCAGCCGGATCACCCGGGAGATGTTCTGCCTCATGGAGGGGCGCCATGTGCACCCCTCCACGCTGTATCCGGGCGGGGTGGGGACGATGCCCTCGCCCACCACCTTCACCGACTACCTCTCCCGCCTGATGCGCACCCTCGACTTCGTCAAGAAGTCCGTCAGCATGAACGACGACGTCTTCGACTTCTTCTACGAGGCGCTGCCCGGCTACGAGGAGGTGGGCCGGCGCCGGATCATGCTCGGCTGCTGGGGCGCCTGGCAGGACCCCCAGGTCTGCGACTACCGCTACGAGAACATGAACGCCTGGGGCAAGAAGATGTTCGTCACCCCCGGCATCATCGTCGACGGGGAACTGGTCACCAACAACCTCGTCGACATCAACCTGGGCATGCGGATCCTGCTCGGCAGCTCGTACTACGAGGACTGGGTCAACGAGGAGCCGTTCGTCACCCGCGACCCGCTCGGCAACCCCGTCGACATGCGCCACCCGTGGAACCAGACGACCGTCCCCGCGCCGCAGAAGCGCGACTTCGAGGGCAACTACAGCTGGGTGATGAGCCCCCGCTGGTACGACAGCGCCAGCGGGCAGCATCTGCCGTTGGACACCGGCGGCGGCCCGCTGGCCAGGCTCTGGTCCACGGCGCTCAACGGGCTGGTGGAGACGCCCTACATCAAGGCGACCGGGCGCAGTGTGCGCATCTCGCTGCCCAAGAGCGAGAAGCTGCCCGAGATGACGTTCGAGTGGGAGATCCCGAAGTGGTCCAACACCCTTGAGCGCGACCGGGCCCGCCCCTACTTCGTCGCCTACTCGGCGGCCATGGCGCTGCAGTTCGCGGAGCAGGCACTGGATCTGGTGCGGGCCGGCGACACCAAGATCTTCAACGACTACGAGCTGCCGGAGGAGGGGATCGGCTGCGGATTCCACGAGGCGGTGCGCGGCGTCCTGTCCCACCACCTGGTGATCAAGGACAAGAAGATCGCCAACTACCACCCCTATCCGCCCACCCCCTGGAACGCCAGCCCCCGCGACATCTACGGCAACCCCGGCCCCTACGAGGACGCGGTGCAGGGCCAGCCGATCTTCGAGGAGAACGGCCCGGACGACTTCAAGGGCATCGACATCATGCGCACCGTCCGCAGCTTCGACCCCTGCCTGCCCTGCGGCGTGCACATGTACCTCGGCAAGGGCAAAGAACTCCAGCAGACGCACTCACCGATGTTCGGCGCGAGCAACGGGACCGGAGCCGGCCATGGCTGA
- a CDS encoding hydrogenase expression protein HypE, with product MTTASGTRHTSEHPADGRGGIGEIDILWISEGMSCDGDTVSMTAADQPAIEDVVQGLIPGLPKINLYNKVLSPTLGGEEFLAPFRAAARGASQNPFILVIEGSIPNQNIIEGDGYWTSFGNDEDTGEPLTLNWWLDHLTPHAWAVMAVGTCATYGGIHAMAGNPTGSMGLADYLGWDYTSQAGLPIVNLPGCPIQPENFMETLTWVLYHAAGAAPPPPLDDKLRPQWLFGKTVHEGCDRAAYYEQGDFAKDYNSPKCQVKVGCWGPVVNCNVPKRGWMAGIGGCPNVGGICIGCTMPGFPDAFMPFMDEPTGGSLSATLIRPYGAFIRRMRGITNFAVNQEPKWRHNEPALTSGYDPHWRS from the coding sequence ATGACCACAGCGAGCGGCACCAGGCACACGAGCGAGCACCCCGCCGACGGGCGCGGCGGCATCGGCGAGATCGACATCCTGTGGATCTCGGAGGGCATGAGCTGCGACGGCGACACGGTGTCGATGACGGCGGCCGACCAGCCCGCCATCGAGGACGTCGTCCAGGGCCTCATCCCCGGGCTCCCCAAGATCAACCTCTACAACAAGGTGCTCTCGCCCACCCTCGGCGGCGAGGAGTTCCTCGCCCCTTTCCGGGCCGCGGCGCGCGGCGCGTCGCAGAACCCGTTCATCCTCGTCATCGAGGGGTCGATCCCCAACCAGAACATCATCGAGGGTGACGGCTACTGGACCTCGTTCGGCAACGACGAGGACACCGGCGAACCGCTCACCCTCAACTGGTGGCTCGACCACCTCACCCCGCACGCCTGGGCCGTGATGGCGGTCGGCACCTGCGCCACCTACGGCGGCATCCACGCGATGGCGGGCAACCCCACCGGCTCCATGGGACTGGCCGACTACCTCGGCTGGGACTACACCTCGCAGGCCGGGCTGCCGATCGTGAACCTGCCGGGCTGCCCCATCCAGCCGGAGAACTTCATGGAGACCCTGACCTGGGTGCTCTACCACGCGGCCGGCGCCGCACCGCCGCCCCCGCTGGACGACAAGCTGCGGCCCCAGTGGCTGTTCGGCAAGACCGTGCACGAGGGCTGCGACCGGGCCGCGTACTACGAGCAGGGCGACTTCGCCAAGGACTACAACTCGCCCAAGTGCCAGGTCAAGGTGGGCTGCTGGGGCCCCGTGGTGAACTGCAACGTGCCCAAGCGCGGCTGGATGGCGGGGATCGGCGGCTGCCCGAACGTGGGCGGCATCTGCATCGGCTGCACCATGCCGGGCTTCCCCGACGCCTTCATGCCGTTCATGGACGAGCCCACCGGCGGGAGCCTCTCCGCGACCCTGATCCGGCCCTACGGCGCGTTCATCCGGCGGATGCGCGGCATCACCAACTTCGCCGTGAACCAGGAGCCCAAGTGGCGCCACAACGAACCGGCGCTGACCAGCGGGTACGACCCGCACTGGCGCTCCTGA
- a CDS encoding Rieske (2Fe-2S) protein, whose protein sequence is MFSKGIRQRPRLLRAVENGSGRLPLAAPLDALGRLRALDPAVGALRAAVRKMPLSGRARDVLHGRWLGHPLHPALVQLPMGAWMSAGLLDLLPGTRRAARVLVGVGVLTALPAAATGTTDWSRLHQPQLRTGLVHGLATSAALGLYTASLVARLRGRECRGRLLGFGGLTAAGTGAMIGGHLAYRQAAGANKAEPVPYLVGPGWHRVGKVDAFPVGQSASASLGEVELLVHREHSGAVRVLANRCSHESGPLSEGTVADGCVTCPWHGSTFRLSDGWNVGGPATAPQPGFETRVGDDGVLEVRLRQS, encoded by the coding sequence GTGTTCAGCAAGGGAATCCGACAGCGCCCCCGCCTGCTCCGCGCGGTCGAGAACGGCTCGGGGCGGTTGCCTCTCGCTGCGCCGCTCGACGCGCTGGGCAGGCTCCGCGCCCTCGATCCGGCGGTCGGCGCGCTCCGAGCGGCCGTCCGGAAGATGCCACTGAGCGGTCGGGCGCGGGACGTGCTGCACGGCCGATGGCTGGGGCATCCGCTGCATCCGGCGCTGGTGCAGCTGCCGATGGGTGCGTGGATGTCGGCCGGGCTGCTGGATCTGCTGCCCGGCACCCGTCGTGCCGCCCGGGTGCTGGTGGGTGTCGGGGTGCTCACCGCGCTCCCGGCGGCGGCCACGGGCACCACCGACTGGTCCCGGTTGCACCAGCCGCAGCTTCGCACCGGCCTGGTGCACGGGCTGGCCACCAGCGCGGCCCTGGGCCTGTACACGGCCTCGCTCGTGGCGCGGCTGCGCGGCCGGGAGTGCAGGGGGCGGCTGCTGGGCTTCGGCGGGCTGACCGCTGCCGGTACCGGCGCCATGATCGGTGGGCACCTGGCCTACCGGCAGGCGGCGGGAGCCAACAAGGCCGAACCGGTGCCCTACCTGGTGGGGCCGGGCTGGCACCGGGTGGGGAAGGTGGACGCCTTCCCCGTCGGACAGTCGGCGAGTGCCTCGCTGGGCGAGGTCGAGCTGCTGGTGCACCGCGAGCACTCCGGGGCGGTGCGGGTACTGGCGAACCGGTGCAGCCACGAGTCCGGACCGCTGTCGGAGGGGACGGTGGCCGACGGGTGCGTGACCTGCCCGTGGCACGGCAGTACCTTCCGGCTCTCCGACGGCTGGAACGTCGGCGGCCCGGCCACCGCGCCCCAGCCCGGTTTCGAGACGCGCGTGGGGGACGACGGGGTGCTGGAAGTCCGCCTCCGGCAGTCGTGA
- a CDS encoding SAM-dependent methyltransferase → MSHQMPETTGAKAHSARMYDYFLGGKTNYGPDREAAAQSVAAFPNALTAARENREFMHRAVRYLAREQGIRQFLDIGTGIPSAPNLHQVAQQEAPGCRVVYADNDPIVLTYARALMNGTSEGATDYIEADARDPKRILDHANATLDFDQPVALSLVALLHFIADEDDPQGIVRTLVDRLAPGSALILSHGTDELDISLRKVLEIYRAQGITLRFRDREEVREFFTANDFPLVEPGIVATCDWHPELVDRLDGIRRPVGSISPEEVGCWAGVGLKPTE, encoded by the coding sequence ATGAGCCACCAGATGCCCGAGACGACCGGAGCCAAGGCCCACTCGGCCCGGATGTACGACTATTTCCTCGGAGGCAAGACCAATTACGGTCCGGACCGGGAGGCCGCGGCGCAGTCGGTGGCCGCGTTCCCGAACGCTCTGACGGCGGCGCGCGAGAACCGCGAGTTCATGCACCGTGCCGTCCGCTACCTGGCGCGTGAACAGGGCATCCGGCAGTTCCTGGACATCGGCACCGGCATCCCCAGCGCCCCCAACCTGCACCAGGTCGCGCAGCAGGAAGCCCCGGGATGCCGCGTCGTCTACGCCGACAACGACCCCATCGTCCTCACCTACGCCCGTGCCCTGATGAACGGCACGTCCGAGGGCGCCACGGACTACATCGAAGCCGACGCGCGTGATCCCAAGCGCATCCTCGACCACGCGAACGCCACGCTGGACTTCGACCAGCCGGTCGCCCTCTCGCTCGTCGCGCTGCTGCACTTCATCGCCGACGAGGACGACCCGCAGGGGATCGTCCGCACTCTCGTGGACCGGCTCGCTCCCGGCAGTGCCCTGATCCTCTCGCACGGCACCGACGAACTCGACATCAGCCTCCGCAAGGTGTTGGAGATCTACCGGGCGCAAGGCATCACCCTGCGGTTCCGCGACAGGGAAGAGGTACGCGAGTTCTTCACCGCGAATGACTTCCCGCTCGTCGAGCCGGGCATCGTCGCCACCTGCGACTGGCACCCGGAACTGGTCGACAGGTTGGACGGCATCCGCCGTCCGGTGGGGTCGATCAGCCCCGAGGAGGTCGGCTGCTGGGCAGGGGTGGGGCTCAAGCCGACGGAGTAG
- the efeO gene encoding iron uptake system protein EfeO has translation MRPVRLCAVSAALAAISVAAVSGCAEKADAGGEGAIEVTATDDSCEVSRKTFPAGHVQLAVENKGSKVTEVYVLYPDGRIVTERENIGAGTKAKVTAEIKAGDYEIACKPGMKGDGIRQKVEATGGGKPAKRDPKLDAAVSAYRDYVLEQAELTLPKAEKFAEAVKAGDLEKAKKLYAPSRIGWERTEPVAESFGTIDPKVDLREDGLEDGQDPEKDWTGWHRLEKSLWKNEKITATDKKLADQLIKDLTTWQKKVGKAEITPTSMANGAKELLDEVATGKVTGEEERYSHTDLVDFKANVEGAHKSYELLKPVAKKNDAALVKELDTQFAAIDELLDKYRQDDGEDPDEYAFTSYDKVGKDERKKLSDGVNALAEPLSKLAAAVVK, from the coding sequence ATGCGCCCCGTCCGCCTCTGTGCCGTCAGTGCCGCCCTGGCCGCGATATCCGTCGCCGCCGTCAGCGGGTGCGCCGAGAAGGCGGACGCCGGTGGCGAGGGTGCCATCGAGGTGACCGCCACCGACGACTCCTGTGAGGTGTCCCGCAAGACCTTCCCCGCCGGTCATGTCCAGCTCGCGGTGGAGAACAAGGGCTCCAAGGTCACCGAGGTCTACGTGCTGTACCCGGACGGCCGGATCGTCACCGAGCGGGAGAACATCGGCGCGGGCACGAAGGCCAAGGTCACCGCCGAGATCAAGGCGGGCGACTACGAGATCGCGTGCAAGCCCGGCATGAAGGGCGACGGTATCCGGCAGAAGGTCGAGGCGACCGGCGGCGGCAAGCCCGCCAAGCGCGACCCGAAGCTCGACGCGGCCGTCTCCGCCTACCGGGACTACGTGCTGGAGCAGGCGGAGCTGACCCTGCCCAAGGCCGAGAAGTTCGCGGAAGCCGTCAAGGCCGGTGACCTGGAGAAGGCGAAGAAGCTCTACGCGCCCTCCCGCATCGGCTGGGAGCGCACCGAGCCGGTCGCGGAGTCCTTCGGCACCATCGACCCGAAGGTCGACCTGCGCGAGGACGGCCTGGAGGACGGGCAGGACCCGGAGAAGGACTGGACGGGCTGGCACCGCCTGGAGAAGTCGCTGTGGAAGAACGAGAAGATCACCGCGACCGACAAGAAGCTGGCCGACCAGCTGATCAAGGACCTCACCACCTGGCAGAAGAAGGTCGGCAAGGCGGAGATCACCCCCACCTCCATGGCCAACGGCGCCAAGGAGCTCCTCGACGAGGTCGCCACCGGCAAGGTCACCGGTGAGGAGGAGCGCTACAGCCACACCGACCTGGTCGACTTCAAGGCCAACGTGGAGGGCGCCCACAAGTCCTACGAGCTGCTCAAGCCGGTCGCGAAGAAGAACGACGCCGCCCTGGTCAAGGAGCTCGACACACAGTTCGCCGCCATCGACGAGCTGCTGGACAAGTACCGCCAGGACGACGGCGAGGACCCGGACGAGTACGCGTTCACCTCCTACGACAAGGTCGGCAAGGACGAGCGCAAGAAGCTCTCGGACGGCGTGAACGCGCTGGCGGAGCCGCTCTCGAAGCTGGCCGCGGCCGTCGTCAAGTGA